The proteins below are encoded in one region of Colletotrichum lupini chromosome 5, complete sequence:
- a CDS encoding FAD binding domain-containing protein, translating into KISLLITRCFFLFFFLPFLADVGTVNAQPASTQDVCNTLSKLYSDSTILPSTSRYDFENTYSWTSTAWLGPACVFAPSSAEDVSIAVKLFTQVNVPFAVRAGGGMTVDNVANIGPQGILISSTNMTVIDINDDHSLVSVGPGIRWPQFYAYLDNFNRTVDGIRLGNVGVVGLLLGGGIGFFSYEHGSVSTEVQAFQCVLANGNIVEASLTENSDLFWALRGGGNNFCIVTRADLRTLNVSAVDIGSVSYGTESQKEYLKSMVDFAHYADFDPKTAVEGQIRWSPSTNPQKTFDAFIFHSGEDLQAGPQNFTAPGLINLTAPVLPVTGGEVVRQTMGTWSNAVDYASDAGRRQLWHSVSIPADADLFNIFVDSYFNGIAELDNIPGFSQPWPSCLSPREYQPQMWLVESASWPDAEDDKTVFDAHQKANEDIKKNIRAAGSELLPFVFLSAAQKTQSNDVFPGHGEGNWQKMKQIRAKYDPNLVFTKLVPGGAKVEY; encoded by the exons AAAATCTCGCTCCTGATAACACGAtgcttctttctttttttttttttgccgtTTCTAGCAGATGTCGGAACAGTGAATGCTCAACCAGCGTCGACCCAAGATGTCTGCAATACCTTGAGCAAGCTGTACTCTGATTCCACGATTCTTCCGAGCACAAGTCGATATGACTTTGAAAACACCT ACTCGTGGACATCCACCGCATGGCTTGGGCCCGCTTGCGTATTTGCCCCGTCCTCTGCGGAAGACGTCTCGATTGCGGTAAAGCTGTTCACCCAAGTAAACGTACCGTTTGCAGTCAGAGCCGGTGGCGGCATGACTGTCGATAATGTGGCAAACATTGGTCCACAAGGCATCCTGATATCCAGCACGAACATGACTGTAATAGATATCAATGATGACCATAGCCTAGTGTCGGTGGGACCTGGTATCCGCTGGCCACAGTTCTATGCTTACCTCGACAACTTCAATCGGACCGTCGACGGCATTCGTCTTGGGAATGTTGGTGTTGTTGGCCTGCTACTCGGTGGCGGAATCGGATTCTTCTCTTACGAGCATGGCTCTGTGTCTACCGAGGTTCAGGCTTTCCAG TGTGTACTTGCAAATGGAAATATTGTCGAGGCTAGCCTCACGGAGAACTCGGATCTCTTCTGGGCGCTGCGAGGTGGTGGAAATAACTTCTGCATCGTGACAAGGGCCGACCTCCGTACCCTCAATGTTTCTGCTGTTGACATCGGCTCCGTTTCCTATGGAACAGAAAGTCAGAAAGAGTACTTGAAAAGTATGGTGGACTTTGCGCATTACGCAGACTTTGACCCCAAGACTGCCGTGGAGGGCCAGATTCGCTGGAGCCCTTCGACCAACCCGCAGAAGACTTTTGACGCCTTCATCTTCCACAGTGGAGAAGACCTTCAAGCCGGCCCTCAGAACTTCACTGCTCCCGGCCTGATTAATTTGACGGCACCAGTCCTCCCGGTCACTGGAGGAGAAGTAGTCCGCCAGACAATGGGAACATGGTCCAACGCCGTCGATTATGCCTCTGATGCCGGCAGGAGGCAGCTGTGGCACTCAGTCTCTATACCCGCAGATGCTGATCTCTTTAATATTTTCGTCGACTCGTACTTCAACGGCATCGCCGAGCTTGACAACATTCCGGGCTTTTCACAGCCCTGGCCATCATGCCTATCACCAAGA GAATACCAGCCTCAGATGTGGTTGGTCGAGAGCGCTTCATGGCCCGACGCCGAGGACGATAAGACGGTCTTCGATGCTCACCAGAAAGCAAACGAGGACATCAAAAAGAATATTCGCGCTGCCGGTTCCGAGCTTCTTCCTTTTGTTTTCCTCAGCGCCGCGCAGAAGACCCAGAGCAATGATGTCTTTCCTGGCCATGGTGAGGGAAACTGGCAGAAGATGAAGCAAATCAGGGCGAAGTATGACCCGAACCTTGTCTTCACAAAGCTGGTGCCTGGAGGTGCCAAGGTTGAGTATTAG